Proteins encoded within one genomic window of Methanobacterium sp. Maddingley MBC34:
- a CDS encoding putative membrane protein (PFAM: Bacterial membrane flanked domain), protein MFNRKTNSNPGERVVFQTRPRFLANLKSTILKLIILLLIFYFFRSIMAVSISLQEYVVQMVQIPLIQATFYILLLIIALLLLSIILDVVSWRRKKYQLTNQRVIVKKGLIRRKKSYIHYSKIQDIDVYQGIIDRIFSAGDIEIYGGHEHTNILLKDIPNPREVEDIIDRVMVGEEVGFKPQRSKTPKKSIIEEYDQKFKR, encoded by the coding sequence ATGTTTAACCGAAAGACTAATTCAAATCCAGGGGAAAGGGTAGTATTCCAGACCCGACCCCGATTTTTAGCCAACCTGAAATCGACCATTCTTAAATTAATAATCCTATTATTGATCTTTTACTTTTTCAGGAGTATAATGGCAGTATCAATATCCCTACAGGAATATGTGGTGCAAATGGTGCAGATCCCCCTGATTCAAGCCACATTCTATATTCTTTTGCTGATTATTGCCCTTCTGCTATTATCCATAATATTAGATGTTGTATCTTGGAGACGGAAGAAGTATCAGCTCACCAATCAGAGGGTGATCGTAAAAAAAGGACTTATTAGAAGGAAAAAATCATACATACATTACAGCAAGATTCAGGACATTGATGTCTACCAGGGAATAATTGACCGGATATTTTCCGCAGGAGACATAGAGATTTATGGAGGTCATGAACACACTAACATCCTCCTGAAGGATATTCCCAATCCACGGGAAGTGGAAGATATAATTGACAGGGTTATGGTTGGAGAAGAAGTGGGTTTCAAACCTCAGCGCAGCAAAACACCCAAAAAATCAATCATCGAAGAATATGACCAAAAGTTTAAAAGATAG